A DNA window from Ipomoea triloba cultivar NCNSP0323 chromosome 10, ASM357664v1 contains the following coding sequences:
- the LOC116031562 gene encoding endoplasmic reticulum oxidoreductin-1-like, which translates to MAKFQRALLIGAPIAVFVALLLFPLFHRTHKPCNCSQESNEYCGVVEDCCCDFQTVNQLNEEVVFPLLQDVVKTPFFRYFKVKLWCNCPFWPDDGMCHLRDCSVCECPENEFPEPFKKPFNRGDLSNNLVCQEEKPEAAVDRSIDTKAFKGWIVEDNPWTFDDETDNAELTYVNLQLNPERYTGYKGPSAWKIWDAVYTENCPKYPSTELCPEKRILYKLISGLHSSISIHIAAEYLLDEATNTWGQNLTVMYDRVMKYPDRVKNLYFTYLFVLRAVTKAADYLDQAVYDTGNPEEDLKAQSLMRQLLYNPKLRAACPVPFNEAKLWKGQGGPDLMQQIQKQFRNISAIMDCVGCEKCRLWGKLQVLGLGTALKILFSVNGQEKLGQSLHLQRNEVIALINLLNRLSESVKLVHQMGPSLVKMAGGQVPSVSKLTATL; encoded by the exons ATGGCTAAATTCCAACGTGCTTTGCTTATTGGCGCTCCGATTGCTGTCTTCGTTGCTCTGCTACTCTTCCCTCTCTTCCACCGCACTCACAAGCCTTGCAACTGCTCTCAG GAGAGTAATGAGTATTGTGGGGTTGTGGAGGATTGCTGTTGTGATTTCCAGACTGTGAATCAGCTCAATGAGGAAGTGGTGTTTCCTCTTCTTCAGGATGTTGTCAAAACTCCCTTTTTCAGATACTTTAAG GTGAAGTTATGGTGCAATTGCCCATTCTGGCCAGATGATGGCATGTGTCATTTGCGGGActgtagtgtatgtgaatgtccTGAAAATGAGTTTCCTGAACCATTTAAGAAGCCTTTCAATCGCGGTGATTTGTCAAATAATCTTGTCTGTCAAGAGGAAAAGCCCGAGGCGGCTGTAGACCGTAGTATAGACACGAAAGCGTTCAAAGGCTGGATAGTAGAGGATAATCCGTGGACGTTTGATGATGAGACAGATAATG CTGAATTAACATATGTAAATCTTCAGCTGAACCCTGAACGGTATACTGGCTACAAGGGTCCATCTGCTTGGAAAATTTGGGATGCTGTCTATACGGAGAATTGCCCCAAAT ATCCATCTACGGAACTTTGTCCAGAAAAAAGAATATTGTACAAATTAATTTCTGGTCTCCACTCTTCCATTTCCATTCACATTGCTGCTGAATACTTGCTTGATGAAGCAACCAATACA TGGGGACAAAATCTTACGGTGATGTATGACCGTGTCATGAAATACCCAGATCGTGTCAAAAACTTGTACTTCACTTATCTTTTTGTTCTACGTGCGGTGACAAAG GCAGCAGATTACTTGGACCAAGCTGTATATGATACTGGAAACCCTGAGGAGGACCTGAAAGCGCAATCTTTGATGAGGCAATTGCTTTATAATCCTAAATTGCGAGCTGCCTGTCCAGTACCTTTCAATGAAGCTAAGTTATGGAAAGGTCAAGGTGGACCTGACTTGATGCAGCAGATACAAAAGCAGTTCAGAAACATCAG TGCGATAATGGATTGCGTGGGATGTGAGAAGTGTCGACTTTGGGGAAAGCTTCAAGTTCTTGGTCTTGGTACTGCATTGAAGATATTGTTTTCTGTGAATGGTCAGGAGAAGCTTGGTCAATCA CTACATTTACAACGAAATGAAGTCATCGCTTTGATCAATCTACTGAACCGGCTTTCAGAATCTGTGAAGCTCGTCCACCAGATGGGGCCTTCGCTTGTAAAGATGGCGGGGGGACAAGTTCCTTCAGTCAGTAAGCTAACTGCAACTCTATAG
- the LOC116031575 gene encoding uncharacterized proline-rich protein, translating to MTQLPNHISPPQPPLPPSTDDSRPPPPSTSDEPSAEPPRDAPPPPRFDPSRMIGIIRRKALIKDLAAVYHAECLTYCQQLLELQRKFEEPHIEIKPPEDTRKEMARPTKRMKKTR from the exons ATGACCCAACTCCCTAATCACATCTCTCCTCCTCAACCGCCGCTGCCGCCGTCCACCGACGATTCTCGTCCTCCGCCACCGTCAACCTCCGATGAACCCAGTGCTGAGCCTCCTAGAGACGCACCTCCTCCTCCTCGATTCGACCCTAGCCGAA TGATTGGTATTATTAGAAGGAAGGCATTGATAAAAGATTTGGCAGCCGTATACCATGCAGAGTGCCTTACATATTGTCAACAACTTTTGGAACTCCAAAGAAAATTTGAAGAG CCACATATAGAGATTAAGCCTCCAGAAGACACAAGGAAAGAGATGGCAAGGCCCACAAAGCGCATGAAGAAAACTCGTTAG
- the LOC116031566 gene encoding p21-activated protein kinase-interacting protein 1-like, producing MSLIAGSYERFIWGFKLKSPKDIQSLDLIPLFSFPSHLSTIKCADVSGSAAVSGGSDDTIKIYDLSTCSEIGSLHESATINSLAFYTPASLSFPRNLISAADDGSVSIYDADPFVHLKTVKVHRKGINSLSIHHSGRLALSVGRDECLAMVNLVRGRRSFYCRLGKEASIVKFSETGETFYMVMDEKVSIHESEDARIVLEFNNAKRVLCVASGKGGILFTGGEDRNITAWDTKSGKVAYSIDDAHSARVKGIVVLSDNDEEYPYLVASASSDGNIRVWDLRMGGKEKSNPLAVANTKSRLTCLAGSSIKSIQRPQMGNSASNEQEDGAAE from the exons ATGAGTCTAATCGCGGGTTCATACGAGCGTTTCATATGGGGGTTCAAACTGAAATCTCCAAAGGATATTCAAAGCCTTGATCTAATTCCCCTTTTCTCCTTCCCTTCCCACCTCTCCACCATCAAATGCGCTGACGTTTCTGGCTCTGCCGCCGTCTCTGGGGGCTCCGATGACACCATTAAAATCTACGACCTCTCCACTTGCTCCGAAATCGGCTCCCTCCACGAATCTGCCACCATCAATTCCCTCGCATTCTACACCCCTGCGTCCCTCTCCTTCCCGCGCAACCTTATCTCCGCTGCTGACGACGGCTCAGTCTCCATCTACGACGCCGATCCCTTTGTTCACCTTAAAACTGTGAAAGTCCACCGAAAAGGCATTAATTCCCTTTCTATCCACCACTCAGGGCGGCTGGCGTTGTCGGTGGGCCGAGATGAATGCTTAGCTATGGTTAATTTGGTTAGAGGGAGGAGGAGTTTTTACTGCAGGTTGGGCAAAGAAGCCTCTATCGTGAAATTTAGCGAAACTGGCGAAACGTTCTACATGGTTATGGATGAAAAAGTTTCAATACACGAGTCTGAGGATGCAAGAATAGTTTTGGAATTCAATAATGCAAAGCGAGTTCTCTGTGTTGCCTCAGGAAAG GGTGGTATATTGTTTACCGGAGGAGAGGACAGGAATATTACGGCATGGGACACAAAAAGTGGAAAAGTTGCATACAGCATTGATGATGCACATTCAGCCCGTGTTAAAGGCATTGTTGTACTCTCCGACAATGATGAAGAGTATCCATATTTAGTAGCATCTGCATCATCAGATGGCAACATACGTGTCTGGGATCTTCGCATGGGAGGGAAGGAGAAATCAAATCCACTGGCAGTGGCCAATACGAAATCCAGGCTGACTTGTCTGGCTGGATCATCCATCAAAT cTATTCAAAGACCTCAGATGGGAAATTCTGCTTCAAATGAACAAGAAGATGGAGCAGCAGAGTGA